Genomic segment of Molothrus aeneus isolate 106 chromosome 3, BPBGC_Maene_1.0, whole genome shotgun sequence:
CGACACCAAATACTTGCAAAACTTCACTTGTAATCTATAAACTTGGAGGAACTTGTACCACCGtcttaaacatttttcttaaaacagagaaagagcagagcagcttaGACATTTTCTTTGTCAAATTCGCACACGAAATACATGGTAATGTGACAGGCAACATCATTCCAGCCCCCAGAGGCCACCATCTCCACACAGTCCTCCTCGTCGTAGGCGTTGTTGGGCTCCCCGCTGCGCCATTTGTTGAAGGTCTGCATGGGTGACCGGTCGGAGTAGACGAAAttcccctccttctccaggtCGTTAATCCCAATGAAGACCCTGGTGAGCCCAGCTTGGTTGATGTACGAGGCAATCAGGTTGTTGGCAGTCTCATCCTTGGGCATGCTCAGCGTCCCTCCTCGTCCGTGGCAGTACAGCTGGGCTTCCTTGTACCTCTTCTCCTCCTTGACCAGCAGGTAGATCTTATTGTCGGTCTCGCGCACGCCGGCGACAGCTGCGGGGGAGGGCAGTGCTGAAAAGTGAGCACTCGCATTTCTATAAACCAAGTCACTGCACACCCCAAAACAGCTTCACAAATCAGAGGTGGAACGGTGGCACTCTTTACGAGCGATTACACCGATAAAATGGGGCAAAAAGAAAGGAACGTAGTTATATAAAATTAACCTACCATTTTTTATGAATTTTAGTTCTGTCGTCAGCTGGGCTACTTGAATATCCATTTCACCAATAGCCTTCCTTAGCTGACTGCACTCACAAGGGATGCCTGTGAAATGATATAGATACACGCAAAATCAAAAGCTACCTAATTTCAACAATTATCTCAACATCTTTATGAAAAGACCCAGCATGGCAGCTCTGGAGAAAGCTGTCTTACAAGTAACAGACAGAAAATTAGAGCCTTCACTACCCTGCACCATTATATGATTCTCAGGGGTGTCTGGGCCTGTGCAGAACAGATCAGTTCACTTCCTCCAAATCTTCCATCCTGAATAATTAGCGCTAACCTAAACACAGATAGATATTCTCTGCAAAACACCCACAatattttttaactaaaaacattttccaaaaattcccattttcagtaaaattatttccttcgTTTTCTCAATGATTTCTTTCACAGCAAAAACATTGTTTGCAAGTTCTTTATAAGGAATATATCCCAGCAGATCCAAAATTCCAGCACATATTGCACATAATTACCTGCAAAATGAAGGTCTGTGTTTTTGAAAGTACAGAATTTACAATGCTTCTGACCATAAAATTAGACACTAGATAATAGTCTATTAACCCAAATTAGGGTATAGGTTTGACAAAGATAATCTGAATGTGAATACTAAAAGAATAATTGTTACATCTCTGGCCACAAATCTCAAAATGAGGATCAATTACTGTTGGCGTTTATTACAGTTTGCAGTTCTGTATGTAATTATAAAAATCTGCATTGGACTACCCAGTTACTCTGCTCAGTTTTGTAAGTCAGTCTAAGCACAGGGTACCTGCCCTGCAAAACTGTGCACGCTGGCCCGGTGCACAGCACGCTGGCTCAAGAATTACAGTGACAAATTATGTTCTTATGAGAAATCTAATCTGTGCATCCCCAATGCACTCTGCCAGGAAGGGATGAATTCAGTCCAATCCAAACCTGCCACTCTTGCAAGGCCTGCACTTATGCTAGGCTGTTTTCCTAGAACATTTTACACCTCTGGAAGATCCATGCACCTCCATATAAGAATCTGAAGAGAGAGTGACAGGAAGactgagccaggctctgcttggtggtgccaagcaataggacaggaggcaatgggcagaaactgtacattgcacaggaagttcctcctgaacatgaggaagaacttctttactgtgtggggtaactgagcactggaacagattgcccagaggggttgtggagtctccatccctgcggatattcaagaactgtctggacacaatcccAAGCCATGTCCTCCGGGATtaccctgcttgagcagaggTTGGACCAGCTGACTCAATGAGGTCcattccaacctgacccattctgtgatctGTATTCTTGACAATCTCCTGCTCCTATAACTATAATCCATGAATGAGCAAGAGCATCCAACCTGCTCCTTTGTGTTGACTGGAAGACAAAGAGAGATATGCAGAGACGTCCCATTGCCCTGGTAATGAATGCTACAGACAGTCTGACTTCAGTTTCCATCAGGCTTCTGGAGAGATTACTCCTCAGAGAAAGTATAAGGTACTGTTTTAGCATATACACTACAAGTCCAGCAACTGCTGCAACTTCAATTATTTTAAACCATttgaaaatatcacagtgaaaTATTACAgttctaatgaaaaaaataattcattatttCCCCCAGTATGTAAACAGATGTATTTTTGTGATGTCTTTCACATAAACAAGGTGTGTTATGGATTACCTGGGTCACCATTAGGACCTGGTGGTCCTATGTCACCATTATCTCCTTTTTCACCtgaagacatgaaaaataaCATAATGTTAATGCTGCCTTTTCTGTCACTAGTTCATTTAGCatttatctattttttcacTAGTAAAATTCAAACGTGGAAAGTAGAAATATGCCCaagcaaaaataaagatttttctgtCCCAGTCATTCCACAATAAAGGCCAGCCATAGCTATGAAACTCGAACCCAAATAATATGCACCAATATTCACTTCTTGACATTCATAAACTTCACAGAACCAGTAAATTCAGATGCTGTAGAGGGAAAAaggctggatttccctaaattttGAATCATGATCTAGATTATTAGGTAAACGCTAGTCCAAATGACTTAACCAGTATCACATAGGAAGCCTATGGAGTAGTCAACATAAGAAAAGACATCTTCTAACTCTTAAAAGTCTGCCAAAGTACAGCACACCTTCCCATCTTCTTTAACTGTCCACACTTGTGTGACAGTGCAAAGTTCTTTATTTATCCTCAAACCAGGATACTCACAGTACTTTAGGACTAAATATGCTGATTTCACAGCAAAGGTAACTGATTGAGAAATCTCAGCGACCTGGCTGACTACAGTGTGAGAAAATTCCTACTAAGGTAAACTGTGAGAGTTGTTAGCCATTTTTCAATGGCTAAACTTTTCTCAAACATAAATGATCACACATTTTTCACCTGAAACACAAATGGAGAAATATAATTAAACCTACCTTTTGAACCAATAGGACCAATTTTTCCATGACGTCCTATGCTGCCTTTCTGTCCTTTGTCCCCCATTTCTCCTATACAGAAGAATGACAGAAGGATGAAAGGCACAAGGTAGCAATGTAGTCTGATTAATTCAGATTCTACTATGTTTGCAAtatcagtttttaaaatgaacaaattCTATACCCCAAATATTCATTGAACTCCAGAGGTCTAGCTCAAGCCTTGTGAAGAACTTATATACAGCAACCTAGAGAGTGATTTTATCTTTGCTAAACAATTGACATTAACAAGGCATGAAGGTGTAATTGTCAACAGTTCTTGTTTGAAAACCActagaaaagcttttccaaactTCTTTCAGCGGATCATGACAGATTTATGTTGAAAATACAGAGGATTGTTGCATTCAAACATGGATCAGCAGATTAAAACTATCATGGAGTTGAGAAGACCTAAAGGATCCAAGCACAACAGACATTTCATCTCAGACAGTGATTCCGCTGTAACTGAGGGCTGGCGTTGGGCTTAATGACTAATTTATACAGTATAAATACTGTCATATGAGGTAGGTTTCCCTCTGTACCACACTGTTAGAGGAGAGCGGGTATGGAGGGACTGCAGGGATGAATGCCTGCTGAAGCTCCCATCCTGCAGAAATCTAAGCCCAAAACTGCTTTAGGAAATATTTATGAAGTGGTTTTCAAAGCCTGTTGAAAAGACTGCTTCTTTGCTGAAAGCAacatctgctgtgctctggtcTACTACACAGGTGCAAGGAAACAATGAGACAAGCTAGCAGGAAAATCCACCAGAGGGATCCAGCAACTGGACTCGTGCAAACTGtcacagctcagcctcagctgtgGATCCATGACAACTGAAGATCTGCTGCCCCGTTGCTACTGCATCTGGACAGACATATGTATTTTTGAAAGCTGGATAATTTTATTACCCATTTTGTCATTACCATTAACTTAAGGTGAAATCAATAACAACTTTCAGAATATAAACTGGTCACTGCTGGCCAAAGAGATGTTATATCTATTACTCCATGAAGTCTCAAGCAACCCTTGTCCCAGAAAGAAACCATTTCCTCTGAACTGAGAGAAGCTAAATGTGTGTGGTTTGTTGGTCTGATTCATTATTGGCAAGTCCTGCAATCAATCATTTCCCTTTGTTTCTAACAAGTATCAAATTCAGGCACTACTGGACACAGGCTTtcaccagaaaacaaaaatatattt
This window contains:
- the COLEC11 gene encoding collectin-11 isoform X2 — its product is MKRDLVFLVTLISLAFLSLLRSGYPQHIAEESCSVQILVPGLKGEAGEKGEKGAPGRPGRVGPPGEKGEMGDKGQKGSIGRHGKIGPIGSKGEKGDNGDIGPPGPNGDPGIPCECSQLRKAIGEMDIQVAQLTTELKFIKNAVAGVRETDNKIYLLVKEEKRYKEAQLYCHGRGGTLSMPKDETANNLIASYINQAGLTRVFIGINDLEKEGNFVYSDRSPMQTFNKWRSGEPNNAYDEEDCVEMVASGGWNDVACHITMYFVCEFDKENV
- the COLEC11 gene encoding collectin-11 isoform X1, coding for MKRDLVFLVTLISLAFLSLLRSGYPQHIAEESCSVQILVPGLKGEAGEKGEKGAPGRPGRVGPPGEKGEMGDKGQKGSIGRHGKIGPIGSKGEKGDNGDIGPPGPNGDPGIPCECSQLRKAIGEMDIQVAQLTTELKFIKNALPSPAAVAGVRETDNKIYLLVKEEKRYKEAQLYCHGRGGTLSMPKDETANNLIASYINQAGLTRVFIGINDLEKEGNFVYSDRSPMQTFNKWRSGEPNNAYDEEDCVEMVASGGWNDVACHITMYFVCEFDKENV